In bacterium, the following are encoded in one genomic region:
- the cysC gene encoding adenylyl-sulfate kinase produces the protein MAEAKATNITWHGGSVTRADREKVLGQRGATIWLTGLSASGKSTVAVAAEAELLKRGRLAYVLDGDNVRHGLNSNLGFSPEDRTENIRRIGEVAKLFTDSGVIVFTSFISPYRADRDQVRELFEAGDFVEVFVDADVATCEERDPKGLYKKARAGEIPEFTGISAPYEEPEKPELVVPTKGQSVEESVALLVGYLEEKRFLAAPQG, from the coding sequence ATGGCAGAGGCGAAGGCAACGAATATCACGTGGCACGGAGGCTCCGTGACGCGGGCCGATCGGGAGAAGGTGCTCGGGCAGCGCGGCGCGACGATCTGGCTCACCGGTCTCTCGGCCTCGGGCAAATCGACGGTTGCCGTCGCGGCCGAGGCGGAACTGCTCAAGCGTGGCCGGCTGGCCTACGTGCTCGATGGCGACAATGTTCGCCACGGCCTGAACTCGAACCTGGGCTTCTCGCCTGAAGACCGCACCGAGAACATCCGGCGGATCGGTGAAGTGGCGAAACTCTTCACCGATTCCGGTGTGATCGTGTTCACCTCCTTCATCTCGCCCTACCGGGCGGATCGGGACCAGGTCCGTGAGCTCTTCGAGGCCGGCGACTTCGTCGAGGTCTTCGTCGATGCGGATGTGGCCACCTGCGAAGAGCGGGATCCGAAGGGCCTCTACAAGAAGGCCCGAGCTGGCGAGATCCCCGAGTTCACCGGGATCTCCGCTCCCTACGAGGAGCCGGAGAAGCCGGAACTCGTGGTGCCGACGAAGGGTCAGAGTGTCGAGGAGAGTGTGGCCCTGCTGGTGGGCTACCTCGAAGAGAAGAGATTTCTCGCGGCTCCCCAGGGCTGA
- the erpA gene encoding iron-sulfur cluster insertion protein ErpA — protein sequence MVSVTEAASEQIKRLLDAESKTESHALRMKVIGGGCSGLQYQLAFDDQEKDGDTQVESGGVRVVVDEKSALYLMGTTLDYVDSLMESGFKIENPNAKTTCGCGQSFGA from the coding sequence CTGGTCAGCGTTACTGAAGCCGCCTCCGAGCAGATCAAGCGCCTGCTCGATGCCGAGAGCAAGACCGAGAGCCACGCCCTTCGCATGAAGGTGATCGGGGGAGGCTGCTCCGGGCTCCAGTATCAGCTCGCCTTCGATGACCAGGAAAAAGACGGCGACACGCAGGTCGAATCCGGGGGCGTGCGGGTCGTGGTCGACGAGAAGAGCGCGCTCTACCTGATGGGGACGACGCTCGACTACGTGGATTCGCTGATGGAATCGGGCTTCAAGATCGAGAACCCGAACGCCAAGACGACCTGCGGCTGCGGCCAGTCGTTCGGGGCGTGA
- a CDS encoding tetratricopeptide repeat protein → MSELRWWKKVALAAVLFAFAGGETGCANLSGGSDGPARALAVPTEGPPEFHVLVAQELTAEGRNEEALAAYQRALAGDPDSGFLHRRAAELAARTNQLDLAVEHAEAALVLAPDDEGIRLFLGTLYRFRRDTASAERVLRGESGEPTTNEAAALLYAVLGEAGRLDDAREVAIWLVDNVPESTRSFLALADAEEKLGHAAESEAVLRRGLIQHPGELKLFGTIARQRHERDDREGEIAIYREMLGAHPGHLATLLAKADAELSLRKNDAARATLEIALAEQPRDLRTLLRLGFLDFEEEDFASAAERFRRALALQPRQQEVIYFLGIALRRQKDDVGAREALARIGRDHPRFADARTQMAGMAEAQGEFAEAIAYVEEARSAAKSRALDLYLASLQAKGGDVTGALVLLESMLDESDADADVFYNIGIIQGEASNTEEALRTMETVLGMDPTHAGALNYVGYTWAERGENLEEAEALIARALEQRPDDGFITDSLGWIYYMRARPLVEAGKTDEAQPLIEQARSALEKAVRLTGGDPVISEHLGDVFLLEGDRGEALLRYEEAVRLGPRHNEQPNLSEKLERLREELERH, encoded by the coding sequence ATGAGCGAGCTGAGGTGGTGGAAGAAGGTCGCACTGGCGGCCGTCCTGTTCGCTTTCGCGGGTGGGGAGACCGGTTGCGCCAATCTCTCCGGTGGATCTGACGGTCCTGCGAGGGCGCTGGCCGTGCCGACCGAGGGCCCGCCGGAATTCCATGTCCTTGTGGCCCAGGAACTGACCGCGGAGGGTCGGAACGAAGAGGCTCTGGCGGCGTACCAGCGCGCCCTGGCTGGAGATCCGGATTCCGGCTTCCTGCACCGCCGAGCGGCCGAGTTGGCTGCCCGCACGAACCAGCTGGATCTGGCGGTCGAGCATGCCGAGGCAGCGCTCGTCCTGGCGCCGGACGACGAGGGGATTCGCCTCTTCCTCGGCACCCTCTATCGCTTTCGGCGGGATACGGCGAGCGCGGAGCGGGTGCTGCGGGGCGAGTCCGGCGAGCCGACCACGAACGAGGCGGCGGCGCTTCTGTATGCCGTGCTCGGAGAGGCCGGGCGCCTGGACGATGCCCGGGAGGTTGCCATATGGCTGGTCGACAACGTCCCGGAATCGACGCGCTCCTTCCTGGCCCTGGCGGACGCCGAGGAGAAGCTCGGCCACGCTGCGGAATCCGAGGCGGTGCTGCGTCGTGGTTTGATTCAGCACCCGGGCGAGCTCAAGCTGTTCGGCACGATCGCCCGGCAGCGACATGAACGTGACGACCGGGAGGGCGAGATCGCCATCTACCGGGAGATGTTAGGCGCGCATCCCGGCCACCTGGCGACGCTTCTGGCCAAGGCAGATGCGGAACTCTCGCTCCGGAAGAATGATGCGGCGCGCGCCACGCTCGAAATCGCTCTGGCTGAACAGCCGCGGGATCTGCGCACCCTACTGAGACTTGGTTTTCTCGATTTCGAAGAAGAGGACTTCGCCTCCGCCGCCGAGCGGTTTCGCCGCGCGTTGGCGTTGCAACCTCGCCAGCAGGAAGTGATCTATTTCCTGGGGATTGCACTTCGCCGCCAGAAGGACGACGTGGGCGCGCGAGAAGCGTTGGCCAGGATTGGCCGGGATCACCCGCGGTTTGCTGACGCGCGGACGCAGATGGCAGGCATGGCCGAGGCCCAGGGCGAGTTCGCTGAGGCGATTGCCTACGTCGAGGAAGCCCGGAGCGCCGCCAAGAGCCGCGCCCTCGATCTCTACCTGGCCAGCTTGCAGGCCAAGGGCGGGGATGTGACGGGAGCCCTGGTCCTGCTCGAATCGATGCTCGACGAGAGCGATGCCGACGCAGACGTGTTCTACAACATCGGCATCATCCAGGGCGAGGCCAGCAATACCGAAGAAGCTCTTCGCACCATGGAAACGGTGCTGGGGATGGACCCGACCCATGCCGGCGCATTGAACTACGTCGGCTACACCTGGGCCGAGCGCGGCGAGAACCTGGAAGAGGCCGAAGCGCTGATCGCCCGCGCCCTGGAGCAGCGGCCGGATGATGGCTTCATCACGGATAGCCTTGGCTGGATTTACTACATGCGTGCGCGTCCCCTCGTCGAGGCCGGCAAGACCGATGAGGCGCAACCCCTGATCGAACAGGCGCGGTCAGCGCTGGAAAAGGCCGTGCGTCTGACAGGCGGCGA
- a CDS encoding cysteine desulfurase: MSGASPRVVYLDHHATTPVDPRVMDVMTPLFTERFGNAASHTHAIGWRAEAVVEVAREQIADVLGAGDPRTIVFTSGATESNNLALLGAVRASRRERPHVVTVATEHPAVLDPCRALEADGARLTVFPVDGGGLIDPAAVAEAIQDDTVVVSVMAANNEIGVLQPLKEIGEVCAERGVLLHSDAAQAVGKIPLDVEEAGIDLLSVTGHKLYGPQGIGVLYVRRRKAGKRVRLVPLQYGGGHEWGLRSGTLPMPLIGGLARAMELAASEREEEGARLAKLRDLLLAGLRAEIPDLLVNGHPTKRLSGNLNVTLPGARADALLSALHDVAISSGSACSSARPEPSHVLQALGHSEERIACSVRIGLGRFTTEEEIGQAAGRITEEARKLREGAFRQADPPGGVR; the protein is encoded by the coding sequence ATGAGCGGGGCCTCCCCGCGCGTGGTGTATCTCGACCATCACGCCACGACCCCGGTCGATCCCAGGGTCATGGATGTGATGACGCCGCTCTTCACCGAGCGTTTCGGGAACGCGGCGAGCCACACCCACGCGATCGGCTGGCGTGCCGAAGCGGTGGTCGAGGTGGCCCGGGAGCAGATTGCAGACGTGCTTGGCGCCGGGGATCCGCGCACGATCGTCTTCACGAGTGGAGCGACCGAGAGCAACAATCTGGCGTTGCTCGGTGCCGTGCGTGCGTCGCGGCGAGAGCGGCCCCATGTCGTGACGGTTGCGACCGAACATCCTGCGGTGCTCGATCCCTGCCGTGCGCTCGAGGCGGACGGTGCTCGGCTGACGGTATTTCCCGTCGATGGTGGTGGGCTGATCGATCCGGCCGCCGTGGCGGAGGCCATCCAGGACGACACGGTCGTCGTCTCCGTGATGGCTGCGAACAACGAGATCGGGGTGCTGCAGCCTCTGAAGGAGATCGGCGAGGTCTGCGCCGAGCGCGGTGTCCTGCTGCATAGCGATGCCGCCCAGGCCGTGGGCAAGATTCCTCTCGACGTGGAGGAGGCCGGCATCGACCTGCTTTCGGTCACCGGGCACAAGCTCTACGGGCCGCAGGGAATCGGTGTGCTGTATGTGCGCCGTCGCAAGGCGGGCAAGCGGGTCCGATTGGTGCCGCTCCAATACGGTGGCGGCCATGAGTGGGGGCTGCGCTCGGGCACGCTTCCCATGCCGCTGATCGGAGGACTGGCCCGCGCCATGGAACTTGCCGCGAGCGAGCGGGAAGAAGAGGGCGCTCGTCTCGCGAAGCTGCGCGATCTCTTGCTCGCCGGATTGCGCGCGGAGATCCCGGACCTCCTGGTGAACGGACACCCGACGAAGCGCCTGTCGGGGAATCTGAACGTGACGCTGCCCGGCGCGCGTGCTGACGCGCTGCTCTCGGCCCTCCACGATGTGGCGATATCGAGCGGCTCGGCTTGCAGTTCCGCGCGGCCCGAACCCAGCCATGTATTGCAGGCCCTGGGCCATTCCGAGGAGCGAATTGCCTGTTCGGTGCGCATCGGTCTCGGGCGTTTCACCACCGAGGAGGAGATCGGCCAGGCGGCCGGCCGGATCACCGAGGAGGCCCGAAAGCTGCGAGAAGGCGCATTCCGGCAGGCAGACCCGCCCGGCGGCGTCCGCTAG